A window of Argopecten irradians isolate NY chromosome 14, Ai_NY, whole genome shotgun sequence contains these coding sequences:
- the LOC138307642 gene encoding putative leucine-rich repeat-containing protein DDB_G0290503 — MDGEIQDIITGKNRQDRTARLVFNRENLKNLRKAINDLFDIFHDVLERDFEFGAFFKVEDIMKRLEDVDSEHWRSIRMTYLDEERHGYCNGNFSDDELKCPAKIMLDMLQCLKFLRDGVYDKIDQKHYEILEIERKTSEFRHQTDCIQGQLMEEKLRMAQKVIDAAKQEGKLRYLEKALQEKTDRLQELQRTSAANLWDKEKERILKDSNKRIAELEQELASVRNSQNNMNKRMTKIDDQYKALKLRQEKTTGSLGSDSDGDEVNSLKREGYIKEKDIAHLEGELYNQQKLFVGVLGGLRTDINKLSEQFYDHETHSRDPAFVKLSRTMDKLYDATSQATLDSAKMMLPPHYTYYDTDLKLRRIRRLSKVPSVPQIVTQVPPKPCFIREYTPPSQLNGSLAKRRNEMMMPPVSENPVIVDPSTDKLNGTVYLRHFAHMSQKFLLDHWAKFKEFDNNGDRMLDMQEVTKILTSLGCSFTSFQVEEAMKEVDVDNSNTLDFYEYMLVVEKVVRRSGKANLFTKGLSKQNNTEVSKACVIQ, encoded by the exons ATGGATGGCGAAATTCAGGACATCATTACTGGTAAAAAT AGACAAGATCGAACCGCCAGATTGGTATTTAACAGGGAAAACCTAAAGAATCTGCGTAAAGCCATCAATGAtctatttgatatatttcatgatGTTCTGGAAAGGGATTTCGAATTCGGAGCGTTTTTCAAGGTCGAGGACATCATGAAAAGGCTTGAAGATGTG GATTCAGAGCATTGGCGATCGATACGGATGACTTACCTTGATGAGGAGCGTCATGGTTACTGTAACGGTAACTTTAGTGACGATGAACTTAAATGTCCCGCCAAAATAATGCTTGACATGTTACAATGCTTGAAGTTTTTACGGGATGGCGTCTACGATAAAATAGAT cAAAAGCATTACGAGATTTTAGAAATTGAGAGAAAGACGTCAGAATTCCGAC ATCAAACAGATTGTATACAGGGACAATTAATGGAAGAAAAGTTACGAATGGCACAGAAGGTTATAGACGCTGCAAAACAAGAGGGAAAACTTCGGTACCTCGAGAAAGCTTTACAGGAAAAAACGGACAGACTCCAGGA ATTACAGCGAACGAGCGCTGCAAATCTTTGGGACAAAGAAAAGGAACGAATACTTAAAGACTCGAATAAAAG AATTGCAGAACTAGAACAAGAATTGGCAAGTGTACGAAACAGTCAAAATAATATGAACAAAAGAATGACG AAAATAGACGATCAATATAAAGCTCTTAAGCTACGACAGGAAAAGACAACTGGCAGCTTGGGCAGTGATTCGG ATGGTGATGAAGTTAACTCATTAAAGAGAGAAGGATATATCAAAGAAAAG GATATAGCCCATCTGGAGGGCGAACTTTACAATCAACAAAAACTATTTGTTGGTGTTCTCGGTGGACTCAGAACTGATATCAA TAAACTGAGTGAGCAGTTTTACGACCATGAGACCCATTCGAGAGATCCCGCCTTTGTGAAGCTGAGTCGGACGATGGACAAATTATATGACGCAACATCTCAGGCCACGCTGGACTCGGCCAAAATGATGCTACCTCCCCACTACACCTACTATGACACA GACCTAAAATTGAGACGTATTCGACGATTATCGAAAGTTCCCAGCGTGCCACAAATTGTAACACAGGTTCC ACCAAAACCGTGCTTCATAAGGGAGTACACTCCTCCATCACAACTTAACGGTAGCTTAGCCAAACGGAGGAATGAGATGATGATGCCTCCAGTCT CGGAGAATCCCGTTATTGTTGACCCGAGCACGGACAAACTTAATGGCACAGTTTACCTTCGACATTTCGCTCATATGTCACAGAAATTT CTGTTGGATCACTGGGCTAAATTCAAAGAGTTCGACAATAACGGCGACCGAATGTTGGATATGCAGGAG GTTACAAAGATTTTGACGTCACTTGGTTGTTCATTTACTTCATTTCAAGTAGAA GAAGCGATGAAGGAAGTAGATGTTGACAATTCAAACACACTCGACTTTTATGAATACATGTTAGTGGTGGAGAAGGTCGTCCGCCGATCAG GAAAAGCCAATTTATTCACCAAAGGTTTATCCAAACAGAACAATACAGAAGTATCGAAAGCGTGTGTGATACAATAG